The following coding sequences lie in one Paroedura picta isolate Pp20150507F chromosome 10, Ppicta_v3.0, whole genome shotgun sequence genomic window:
- the ADISSP gene encoding adipose-secreted signaling protein: protein MATANKGTKPKAGGVRFAPNQTVEGPSSHVHFDEKLHDSVVMVTQEKDGNFLVKVGFLKILHKYEITFLLPFVQRLGNEVSAVPLPNLNLRVTDITPASEGYHIKCEYTAHKEGVLREEVELCSTANSTASVKVAVQARVMDRHHGTPMLLEGVKCIGAELEYDSEQSEWHGFD, encoded by the exons GCACGAAGCCCAAGGCGGGGGGTGTCCGCTTTGCCCCCAACCAGACGGTGGAGGGCCCTTCCAGCCACGTCCACTTTGATGAGAAGCTCCACGATTCGGTGGTCATGGTCACCCAAGAGAAAGACGGGAACTTCCTGGTGAAG GTCGGCTTCCTGAAGATCCTGCACAAGTACGAGATCACGTTCCTTCTGCCTTTTGTGCAGCGTCTGGGGAATGAGGTCTCCGCCGTGCCCCTGCCGAACCTGAACCTGCGAGTGACCGACATCACGCCAGCCTCCGAAG GTTACCACATCAAGTGCGAATACACAGCCCACAAAGAAGGGGTCCTCCGGGAGGAGGTGGAGCTCTGCAGCACGGCCAACAGCACGGCCTCCGTCAAAGTGGCCGTGCAGGCGAGGGTGATGG ACCGCCACCACGGCACGCCGATGCTGCTGGAAGGGGTGAAGTGCATCGGGGCGGAGCTGGAGTACGACTCGGAGCAAAGCGAGTGGCACGGCTTCGACTAG
- the HSPA12B gene encoding heat shock 70 kDa protein 12B isoform X1, translated as MSGSGEPAMDTLQIGTNGERSRTPSPSGSPRLHNESCSIAPLTPSQSPRNEIRTQRSAPFSVVVAIDFGTTSSGYAFSFANDPEAIHMMRKWEGGDPGVANQKTPTSLLLTPEGSFHSFGYTARDYYHDLDPEEARGWLYLEKFKMKIHSTSDLTMKTELEAVNGKKVLAWEVFAHALRFFKRQALQELKDQCPSLPEKDAIRWVITVPAIWKQPAKQFMREAAYLAGLVPSENPEQLLIALEPEAASIYCRKLRLNQLIDLSYKPQANGLASDLPIDSSFRQAREQLRRSRHSRTFLVESGVGELWAEMQAGDRYIVADCGGGTVDLTVHQIEQPQGTLKELYKASGGPYGAVGVDLAFEKLLCQIFGEDFIATFKAKRPAAWVDLTIAFEARKRTAAPHRSSPLNISLPFSFVDFYRKHRGQNVETALKRSSVNLVKWSSQGMLRISSEAMNELFQPTVCQIINHIDELMRKPEVQGVKLLFLVGGFAESAILQHAVQSAFSGICRVIIPQDVGLTILKGAVLFGLDPTIVRVRRLPLTYGVGVLNKFVEGKHPQEKLLVKEGKKWCTDVFEKFVSVDQSVALGEVVQRSYCPARAGQRKIIINVYCCATDDVVYITDPGVRKCGTISLDLEELEGPGSPKRSRREIRASMQFGDTEIKVTAMDVRTAKTVRASIDFLSN; from the exons GCACTAACGGAGAGCGCTCCCGCACCCCGTCTCCGTCAGGCTCTCCCAGACTCCACAATGAAAGCTGCAGCATCGCCCCGCTCACCCCGTCCCAGTCACCG AGGAATGAAATCCGGACGCAGCGATCCGCTCCCTTCTCCGTGGTGGTGGCCATCGACTTTGGCACGACGTCCAGCGGCTACGCGTTCAGCTTTGCCAACGACCCTGAGGCCATCCACATGATGAG GAAATGGGAAGGCGGGGACCCCGGGGTCGCCAACCAGAAGACCCCCACCAGCCTCCTGCTGACCCCCGAAGGCTCCTTCCACAGCTTCGGCTACACGGCTAGAGATTATTACCACGACCTGGACCCCGAGGAGGCACGGGGCTGGCTGTACTTGGAAAAGTTCAAGATGAAGATTCACAGCACCAGC GACCTGACGATGAAGACGGAGCTGGAAGCCGTCAACGGGAAGAAGGTCCTGGCCTGGGAGGTCTTTGCCCACGCCCTCCGCTTCTTCAAGCGGCAAGCCCTGCAG GAACTGAAAGACCAGTGCCCGTCGCTGCCAGAGAAAGATGCCATCCGATGGGTGATCACCGTGCCGGCCATCTGGAAACAGCCTGCCAAGCAGTTCATGAGAGAGGCCGCGTATCTG GCCGGGCTGGTTCCATCGGAGAACCCGGAGCAGCTGCTGATCGCCCTGGAGCCCGAAGCCGCCTCCATCTATTGCCGAAAGCTGCGTCTGAACCAGCTGATTGACCTCAGCTACAAGCCCCAGGCCAATGGCCTGGCCTCCGACCTCCCCATCGACTCCAGCTTCCGCCAGG CCCGAGAACAGCTGCGCCGTTCCAGACACAGCAGGACCTTCCTGGTGGAGTCCGGGGTGGGCGAGCTCTGGGCCGAAATGCAGGCAG GAGACCGCTACATCGTGGCCGACTGCGGAGGTGGCACCGTGGACCTGACCGTCCACCAAATCGAGCAGCCGCAGGGGACGCTGAAGGAGCTGTACAAAGCATCCG GGGGTCCCTACGGGGCCGTGGGGGTGGACCTGGCCTTTGAGAAGCTGCTGTGCCAGATCTTCGGGGAAGACTTCATCGCCACCTTCAAGGCCAAGCGGCCGGCGGCTTGGGTCGACCTGACCATCGCCTTCGAGGCCCGCAAGCGGACGGCCGCCCCCCACCGCAGCAGCCCCCTCAAcatctccctgcccttctccttcGTGGACTTCTACCGCAAGCACCGTGGCCAGAACGTGGAGACGGCCCTCAAGCGCAGCAG CGTCAACCTGGTGAAGTGGTCCTCCCAAGGGATGCTCCGCATTTCCTCCGAAGCCATGAACGAGCTCTTCCAGCCCACCGTCTGCCAGATCATCAACCACATCG aTGAGCTGATGCGGAAGCCGGAGGTCCAGGGGGTCAAGCTCCTCTTCTTGGTGGGGGGCTTTGCCGAGTCGGCCATCCTGCAGCACGCCGTCCAGTCGGCCTTCAGCGGCATCTGCCGGGTCATCATCCCTCAGGACGTGGGGCTGACCATCCTCAAGGGGGCGGTGCTCTTTGGCCTGGACCCGACCATCGTCCGGGTGAGGCGCCTGCCCCTGACCTACGGCGTCGGGGTGCTGAACAAGTTTGTGGAGGGGAAGCACCCGCAGGAGAAGCTGCTGGTCAAGGAGGGGAAGAAGTGGTGCACGGACGTCTTCGAGAAGTTCGTCTCGGTGGACCAGTCAGTGGCCCTGGGCGAGGTGGTGCAGAGGAGCTACTGCCCCGCGCGGGCCGGACAGCGCAAGATCATCATCAACGTCTACTGCTGCGCCACGGACGACGTGGTCTACATCACCGACCCCGGCGTGCGGAAATGCGGGACCATCAGCCTGGACTTGGAGGAGCTGGAGGGACCCGGCTCGCCCAAGAGGAGCCGGCGCGAGATCCGGGCCAGCATGCAGTTTGGGGACACGGAGATCAAGGTGACCGCCATGGACGTCCGGACCGCCAAGACCGTGCGGGCCTCCATCGACTTCCTTTCCAACTGA
- the HSPA12B gene encoding heat shock 70 kDa protein 12B isoform X2, giving the protein MSGSGEPAMDTLQIGTNGERSRTPSPSGSPRLHNESCSIAPLTPSQSPRNEIRTQRSAPFSVVVAIDFGTTSSGYAFSFANDPEAIHMMRKWEGGDPGVANQKTPTSLLLTPEGSFHSFGYTARDYYHDLDPEEARGWLYLEKFKMKIHSTSDLTMKTELEAVNGKKVLAWEVFAHALRFFKRQALQELKDQCPSLPEKDAIRWVITVPAIWKQPAKQFMREAAYLAGLVPSENPEQLLIALEPEAASIYCRKLRLNQLIDLSYKPQANGLASDLPIDSSFRQGDRYIVADCGGGTVDLTVHQIEQPQGTLKELYKASGGPYGAVGVDLAFEKLLCQIFGEDFIATFKAKRPAAWVDLTIAFEARKRTAAPHRSSPLNISLPFSFVDFYRKHRGQNVETALKRSSVNLVKWSSQGMLRISSEAMNELFQPTVCQIINHIDELMRKPEVQGVKLLFLVGGFAESAILQHAVQSAFSGICRVIIPQDVGLTILKGAVLFGLDPTIVRVRRLPLTYGVGVLNKFVEGKHPQEKLLVKEGKKWCTDVFEKFVSVDQSVALGEVVQRSYCPARAGQRKIIINVYCCATDDVVYITDPGVRKCGTISLDLEELEGPGSPKRSRREIRASMQFGDTEIKVTAMDVRTAKTVRASIDFLSN; this is encoded by the exons GCACTAACGGAGAGCGCTCCCGCACCCCGTCTCCGTCAGGCTCTCCCAGACTCCACAATGAAAGCTGCAGCATCGCCCCGCTCACCCCGTCCCAGTCACCG AGGAATGAAATCCGGACGCAGCGATCCGCTCCCTTCTCCGTGGTGGTGGCCATCGACTTTGGCACGACGTCCAGCGGCTACGCGTTCAGCTTTGCCAACGACCCTGAGGCCATCCACATGATGAG GAAATGGGAAGGCGGGGACCCCGGGGTCGCCAACCAGAAGACCCCCACCAGCCTCCTGCTGACCCCCGAAGGCTCCTTCCACAGCTTCGGCTACACGGCTAGAGATTATTACCACGACCTGGACCCCGAGGAGGCACGGGGCTGGCTGTACTTGGAAAAGTTCAAGATGAAGATTCACAGCACCAGC GACCTGACGATGAAGACGGAGCTGGAAGCCGTCAACGGGAAGAAGGTCCTGGCCTGGGAGGTCTTTGCCCACGCCCTCCGCTTCTTCAAGCGGCAAGCCCTGCAG GAACTGAAAGACCAGTGCCCGTCGCTGCCAGAGAAAGATGCCATCCGATGGGTGATCACCGTGCCGGCCATCTGGAAACAGCCTGCCAAGCAGTTCATGAGAGAGGCCGCGTATCTG GCCGGGCTGGTTCCATCGGAGAACCCGGAGCAGCTGCTGATCGCCCTGGAGCCCGAAGCCGCCTCCATCTATTGCCGAAAGCTGCGTCTGAACCAGCTGATTGACCTCAGCTACAAGCCCCAGGCCAATGGCCTGGCCTCCGACCTCCCCATCGACTCCAGCTTCCGCCAGG GAGACCGCTACATCGTGGCCGACTGCGGAGGTGGCACCGTGGACCTGACCGTCCACCAAATCGAGCAGCCGCAGGGGACGCTGAAGGAGCTGTACAAAGCATCCG GGGGTCCCTACGGGGCCGTGGGGGTGGACCTGGCCTTTGAGAAGCTGCTGTGCCAGATCTTCGGGGAAGACTTCATCGCCACCTTCAAGGCCAAGCGGCCGGCGGCTTGGGTCGACCTGACCATCGCCTTCGAGGCCCGCAAGCGGACGGCCGCCCCCCACCGCAGCAGCCCCCTCAAcatctccctgcccttctccttcGTGGACTTCTACCGCAAGCACCGTGGCCAGAACGTGGAGACGGCCCTCAAGCGCAGCAG CGTCAACCTGGTGAAGTGGTCCTCCCAAGGGATGCTCCGCATTTCCTCCGAAGCCATGAACGAGCTCTTCCAGCCCACCGTCTGCCAGATCATCAACCACATCG aTGAGCTGATGCGGAAGCCGGAGGTCCAGGGGGTCAAGCTCCTCTTCTTGGTGGGGGGCTTTGCCGAGTCGGCCATCCTGCAGCACGCCGTCCAGTCGGCCTTCAGCGGCATCTGCCGGGTCATCATCCCTCAGGACGTGGGGCTGACCATCCTCAAGGGGGCGGTGCTCTTTGGCCTGGACCCGACCATCGTCCGGGTGAGGCGCCTGCCCCTGACCTACGGCGTCGGGGTGCTGAACAAGTTTGTGGAGGGGAAGCACCCGCAGGAGAAGCTGCTGGTCAAGGAGGGGAAGAAGTGGTGCACGGACGTCTTCGAGAAGTTCGTCTCGGTGGACCAGTCAGTGGCCCTGGGCGAGGTGGTGCAGAGGAGCTACTGCCCCGCGCGGGCCGGACAGCGCAAGATCATCATCAACGTCTACTGCTGCGCCACGGACGACGTGGTCTACATCACCGACCCCGGCGTGCGGAAATGCGGGACCATCAGCCTGGACTTGGAGGAGCTGGAGGGACCCGGCTCGCCCAAGAGGAGCCGGCGCGAGATCCGGGCCAGCATGCAGTTTGGGGACACGGAGATCAAGGTGACCGCCATGGACGTCCGGACCGCCAAGACCGTGCGGGCCTCCATCGACTTCCTTTCCAACTGA